From a single Brassica napus cultivar Da-Ae chromosome C9, Da-Ae, whole genome shotgun sequence genomic region:
- the LOC106355393 gene encoding glutathione S-transferase T3-like, whose protein sequence is MDPNQNSSNNIQNPSNNPFNYPNLNNYPFQNPFPNPNQPQNIPNYGFPPSFFTPSAVPNYHPYYGSPMSYSSQPPTYSSTPTDKEIASNVGATEFPEFSTQMTLGGISGVNEATLGADSSASATRKSVKWTTEQNLVLLSGWIKYGTNSVVGRNQKSESFWGKIAEYCNEHCSFDPPRSGVSCRNHYNYMNQKLSKWIGAYDNAKRMQQSGWSEQDVLAKAQEIYSGGGTGNFNLMKEWIAVRDQPRYGSQVGGNSGSKSSGSKRAHDSDASDSNSVGSTARPMGRDAAKKKAKKKGKSVALEVVNEDFNEFKQIKAQEFERLEKLAILQEEANERRKEAIQRQEEANQRQEEANQLMKEKTRAKKMKMWLKLSEKEHLNDQSNELFQQLSYELFGK, encoded by the coding sequence ATGGATCCCAACCAAAACTCTTCTAATAATATCCAAAACCCTTCAAACAACCCTTTTAACTATCCGAATCTCAACAACTATCCATTCCAAAATCCGTTTCCTAACCCCAACCAACCCCAAAACATaccaaattatggttttccaCCAAGTTTTTTCACGCCATCGGCTGTTCCAAACTACCATCCATATTATGGTTCGCCAATGTCATATTCATCTCAACCACCCACTTATTCTTCTACTCCAACGGATAAGGAAATTGCTTCGAATGTTGGAGCAACTGAATTTCCCGAGTTTTCTACACAAATGACTCTTGGTGGTATAAGTGGGGTTAATGAAGCAACTCTTGGAGCAGACAGTTCAGCCTCTGCTACCCGAAAAAGCGTCAAATGGACAACTGAGCAAAATTTGGTGCTATTGAGTGGGTGGATCAAATACGGAACAAACAGCGTTGTTGGCAGAAACCAGAAAAGTGAATCATTTTGGGGCAAAATTGCTGAGTATTGTAATGAACATTGCTCATTTGATCCTCCGCGCAGTGGAGTTTCATGCAGAAATCATTACAACTACATGAACCAAAAATTGTCAAAATGGATTGGCGCTTACGATAACGCTAAGCGTATGCAACAAAGTGGGTGGTCGGAGCAAGATGTATTGGCGAAAGCGCAAGAAATCTATTCAGGTGGTGGTACCGGAAATTTCAATTTAATGAAAGAATGGATCGCTGTCCGTGATCAACCACGTTATGGTAGTCAAGTTGGAGGGAATAGTGGCTCTAAAAGCAGTGGATCTAAGAGAGCCCACGATAGTGATGCTAGTGACTCTAACTCTGTTGGATCCACTGCTCGTCCAATGGGAAGGGATGCAGCAAAGAAAAAAGCTAAAAAGAAAGGCAAGAGCGTAGCCCTGGAAGTGGTCAACGAAGATTTTAATGAATTCAAACAAATCAAGGCTCAAGAGTTTGAACGCTTGGAAAAATTAGCCATATTGCAAGAGGAGGCAAACGAAAGGCGAAAGGAGGCAATCCAAAGGCAAGAGGAGGCAAACCAAAGGCAAGAGGAGGCAAATCAATTGATGAAAGAAAAAACTCGGgctaagaagatgaagatgtggCTGAAGCTAAGTGAAAAGGAACATCTCAATGACCAGAGCAACGAGTTGTTTCAACAGTTGAGCTACGAATTATTTGGAAAATAA
- the LOC125593420 gene encoding putative nuclease HARBI1: MDPSEIPFDMDPSELLFDIEAYKRQSEIEERYILNQFRERRKKIEEDYPPRSKRRYHKRDHAAVNQRLIDDYFSNQPTYDDTMFRRRFRMRKHVFLRIVEDLSRSDDYFTQRFDAANKEGISPLAKCTTAMRMLAYGMAADAVDEYIKIGGTTALECLRRFCKGIIQLYEQVYLRAPTEDDLQRILHVSEMRGFPGMIGSIDCMHWEWKNCPKAWEGQYTRGDKGTTTVILEAVATHDLWIWHAFFGCPGTLNDINVLDRSPVFDDVEQGNTPRVNFFVNQRPYNMAYYLADGIYPSYPTFVKSIRLPQSEQDKLFAQVQEGCRKDIERAFGVLQARFKIIREPARLWEISDLAIIMRSCIILHNMIVEDERDTYAQLWTDYDQSEASGSNAPQPFSTEVLPSFANHVRARSELRDSNVHHELQTDLVKHIWQKFSMFRG, encoded by the coding sequence ATGGATCCATCGGAAATTCCTTTTGATATGGATCCTTCAGAACTTCTTTTTGATATCGAAGCTTACAAAAGACAATCTGAAATTGAAGAAAGGTATATCCTCAACCAGTTTAGAGAGCGTCGGAAGAAAATCGAGGAAGACTATCCACCTCGTAGCAAGAGGAGATACCACAAAAGAGATCATGCAGCGGTAAATCAAAGATTGATTGACGACTACTTTTCCAATCAACCTACATATGATGATACAATGTTTCGTCGACGATTTCGGATGCGGAAACATGTCTTTCTCCGAATTGTAGAGGACCTATCAAGAAGTGACGATTACTTCACTCAACGATTTGATGCAGCTAATAAAGAAGGTATATCTCCACTAGCGAAATGTACCACAGCCATGCGGATGTTAGCATATGGTATGGCAGCCGACGCAGTTGATGAATACATCAAAATTGGAGGTACAACAGCTTTGGAGTGCTTGCGTAGGTTTTGTAAGGGAATCATACAATTGTACGAGCAAGTGTATCTGAGAGCCCCAACTGAAGATGACCTACAAAGAATTTTGCATGTTAGTGAAATGCGAGGGTTCCCGGGAATGATTGGGAGTATTGATTGCATGCACTGGGAATGGAAAAATTGTCCTAAAGCGTGGGAAGGACAATATACTCGGGGAGACAAGGGAACTACCACAGTTATTCTTGAAGCGGTTGCAACCCATGATCTATGGATCTGGCATGCTTTTTTTGGATGTCCAGGCACATTGAACGATATAAACGTTCTAGATCGTTCACCAGTGTTCGATGATGTTGAACAAGGAAATACTCCAAGAGTGAACTTCTTCGTGAACCAACGACCTTACAATATGGCGTACTATCTAGCTGACGGTATATATCCTTCTTATCCTACTTTCGTCAAATCGATTAGGCTTCCACAGAGTGAACAAGACAAGTTATTTGCACAAGTTCAGGAGGGATGTCGAAAGGACATTGAACGTGCATTCGGAGTGCTGCAGGCTCGATTTAAAATCATTCGGGAACCAGCTCGCTTGTGGGAAATTTCTGATTTGGCTATCATAATGAGGTCATGTATCATATTGCATAATATGATTGTTGAGGATGAACGAGATACATATGCTCAACTCTGGACCGATTATGATCAATCTGAGGCAAGTGGATCTAATGCCCCACAACCATTCTCGACCGAAGTGTTACCTTCATTTGCAAATCACGTGCGTGCTAGATCTGAGTTGCGGGATTCAAATGTGCATCACGAACTGCAAACAGATCTAGTCAAACACATATGGCAAAAATTCAGCATGTTCCGTGGTTAG
- the LOC106430209 gene encoding ethylene-responsive transcription factor ERF026, whose protein sequence is MADPKDPFTEPKPISQASSSSVTIVPAHTCGYSLSESSTCEHSCPLATVSFAAASSTTSSNDNVILMATTEAGPTPRRKKHPIYRGIRCRSGKWVSEIREPKKTTRVWLGTYTTPEMAAAAYDVAALALKGREAVLNFPESVGSYPLPVSSSAAHIRMAAATAAATVGAEAAAAAANAAVKGREKEVEEVAEVVGSSAMEFVDEEELLNMHGLLEEMAKGMMVAPPWIGSPPSDDSPENSQEESLWSY, encoded by the coding sequence atggcTGACCCTAAAGATCCTTTCACTGAACCTAAACCTATAAGCcaagcttcttcatcgtcaGTTACTATTGTCCCAGCTCACACGTGCGGTTACAGTCTCTCAGAGTCATCCACGTGTGAACACTCTTGTCCACTTGCTACTGTCTCTTTTGCGGCTGCTTCTTCTACTACAAGTAGTAACGATAATGTCATCTTAATGGCCACTACCGAGGCCGGCCCTACCCCTCGCCGGAAAAAGCATCCGATTTATCGTGGGATCCGTTGCCGGAGCGGCAAATGGGTCTCCGAGATCCGAGAGCCTAAGAAGACGACACGTGTCTGGCTCGGGACTTATACGACCCCTGAGATGGCTGCCGCCGCCTACGACGTGGCGGCTTTAGCTCTTAAAGGCCGAGAAGCCGTCTTAAACTTCCCGGAGTCTGTCGGGAGTTACCCTCTTCCGGTATCCTCCTCCGCAGCTCATATCCGAATGGCTGCGGCTACGGCGGCTGCTACGGTTGGCGCTGAGGCTGCAGCTGCGGCTGCCAATGCGGCTGTGAAGGGACGTGAAAAAGAGGTTGAGGAAGTTGCCGAGGTGGTGGGATCTTCAGCTATGGAATTTGTGGATGAAGAAGAGCTATTGAACATGCATGGTTTGCTAGAGGAGATGGCGAAGGGGATGATGGTGGCTCCGCCGTGGATAGGGTCTCCTCCGTCCGATGATTCGCCGGAGAATTCCCAGGAAGAGAGTCTCTGGAGTTACtga
- the LOC125593421 gene encoding glutathione S-transferase T3-like, with translation MDPNQNSSNNIQNPSNNPFNYPNPNNYPFQNPFPNPNQPQNIPNYGFPPSFFTPSAVPNYHPYYGSPMSYSSQPPTYSSTPTDKEIASNVGATEFPEFSTQMTLGGISGVNEATLGADSSASATRKSVKWTTEQNLVLLSGWIKYGTNSVVGRNQKSESFWGKIAEYCNEHCSFDPPRSGVSCRNHYNYMNQKLSKWIGAYDNAKRMQQSGWSEQDVLAKAQEIYSGGGTGNFNLMKEWIAVRDQPRYGSQVGGNSGSKSSGSKRAHDSDASDSNSVGSTARPMGRDAAKKKAKKKGKSVALEVVNEDFNEFKQIKAQEFERLEKLAMLQEEANERRKEAIQRQEEANQRQEEANQLMKEKTRAKKMKMWLKLSEKEHLNDQSNELFQQLSYELFGK, from the coding sequence ATGGATCCCAACCAAAACTCTTCTAATAATATCCAAAACCCTTCAAACAACCCTTTTAACTATCCGAATCCCAACAACTATCCATTCCAAAATCCGTTTCCTAACCCCAACCAACCCCAAAACATaccaaattatggttttccaCCAAGTTTTTTCACGCCATCGGCTGTTCCAAACTACCATCCATATTATGGTTCGCCAATGTCATATTCATCTCAACCACCCACTTATTCTTCTACTCCAACGGATAAGGAAATTGCTTCGAATGTTGGAGCAACTGAATTTCCCGAGTTTTCTACACAAATGACTCTTGGTGGTATAAGTGGGGTTAATGAAGCAACTCTTGGAGCAGACAGTTCAGCCTCTGCTACCCGAAAAAGCGTCAAATGGACAACTGAGCAAAATTTGGTGCTATTGAGTGGGTGGATCAAATACGGAACAAACAGCGTTGTTGGCAGAAACCAGAAAAGTGAATCATTTTGGGGCAAAATTGCTGAGTATTGTAATGAACATTGCTCATTTGATCCTCCGCGCAGTGGAGTTTCATGCAGAAATCATTACAACTACATGAACCAAAAATTGTCAAAATGGATTGGCGCTTACGATAACGCTAAGCGTATGCAACAAAGTGGGTGGTCGGAGCAAGATGTATTGGCGAAAGCGCAAGAAATCTATTCAGGTGGTGGTACCGGAAATTTCAATTTAATGAAAGAATGGATCGCTGTCCGTGATCAACCACGTTATGGTAGTCAAGTTGGAGGGAATAGTGGCTCTAAAAGCAGTGGATCTAAGAGAGCCCACGATAGTGATGCTAGTGACTCTAACTCTGTTGGATCCACTGCTCGTCCAATGGGAAGGGATGCAGCAAAGAAAAAAGCTAAAAAGAAAGGCAAGAGCGTAGCCCTGGAAGTGGTCAACGAAGATTTTAATGAATTCAAACAAATCAAGGCTCAAGAGTTTGAACGCTTGGAAAAATTAGCCATGTTGCAAGAGGAGGCAAACGAAAGGCGAAAGGAGGCAATCCAAAGGCAAGAGGAGGCAAACCAAAGGCAAGAGGAGGCAAATCAATTGATGAAAGAAAAAACTCGGgctaagaagatgaagatgtggCTGAAGCTAAGTGAAAAGGAACATCTCAATGACCAGAGCAACGAGTTGTTCCAACAGTTGAGCTACGAATTATTTGGAAAATAA